TGGTTAATCAATGGGGAATCGGTACAAAATTAATTACAGCTTACGATCAACCCGCGTTAGGAGCAGTATACAAGCTTGTATCACTTGAAAATGCAAATGGTAAAATGCAAGATCGTATTAAAATTTCTGCGAATGCTGAAAAGGTAACAACACCAGGTTTGAAAAAGTTGTATCGAATCATCGATCTTGAAAATGGTAAAGCTGAAGGCGATTATATCACAATGCATGATGAAGATCCTGAATCAGAAGAACGTATTAAAATGTTCCACCCTGTCCATACATTTATTTCAAAATTCGTAACAAACTTTGCTGCTAAAAATCTTCATAAAAAAGTAATTGAGGATGGAAAAATTATTTATGAAAATCCACCAGTACAAGAAATGAAGAAATATGCAGAAGAAAACCTAAACTTACTTTGGGATGAATATAAGCGTTCTTTAAATCCAGAGGCCTATCCAGTAGACTTGAGCCAAAAGTGCTGGGATAACAAAATGAGAAATATAGTAGAGGTTAAAGATATGGTACGCGAAATTGATGCCGGTTTAGGAGGTAATATTTAATGACTTTACAACAAGAAATTATTGAAGAATTACATGTGCTTCCCGAAATTAATGCAAAAGAAGAAATTCGTAAATCCGTAGACTTTTTAAAAGACTATGTTAAAAAGAACACATTCTTAAAAGGATTTGTCCTTGGCTTATCAGGAGGTCAAGACTCTACTTTAACAGGTAAACTGGCACAGCTAGCTGTTGATGAATTAAATCAGGAAGCTAAAGAAGGAAAATATTCATTTTGGGCAATTCGTTTACCTTATGGTATACAAGCGGATGAACAAGATTGTCAAGACGCTATTAACTTTATCAAGCCAACAAAAGTATATACAGTCAATATAAAACCTGCAGTCGATGCAGGTGTTCAATCACTAAAAGATGCAGGTATAGAGCTTTCTGATTTCTTAAAAGGAAATGAAAAAGCACGAGAACGTATGAAAGTTCAATTTGCAATTGCCGCTCATCATAATGCTGTTGTACTTGGTACAGATCATGCGGCTGAAGCTATTACAGGCTTTTTCACAAAATTTGGTGATGGAGCTGCCGATCTCACACCTATTTATCGATTAAACAAACGTCAAGGTAAAGCAATGCTTGCTGAACTAAACTGTCCAAAACATTTATATGAAAAAACACCAACTGCCGACTTAGAAGAGGATCGCCCTTCTTTACCAGATGAAGTAGCCCTTGGCGTTACATATGACCAAATCGATGATTATTTAGAAGGAAAAGAAATTGCCGAAGAGGCTCGCCGAAAAATAGAAGGACATTATTTACGTTCTGAACATAAACGCCATCTACCTATTACAATTTTTGATGACTTTTGGAAATAACTTATTCATTATCGCTTACTGCAAAATCATAACCGTTTTTAAACAAAAGGTAACGAGAGGAGGAAATCCTTACGTTACCTTTTGTTATTTTTGTATACAACAAAATAATTACAAAATAGATTGGTAGACTGATTAAGCAGTATTTATAAGTATATAGTTTGATTAAAGTTTTTTCGATAATGAACTTACTCTTGCGATTCTAAAGTAATTTTATAATTGAGAGCTATAATTTCGATAATTCGTATGGTAAGGCAATTTTATGCACAAACTTTAGTCAACGATTGATTTTTATTAAATGGCTAAAATAAGTCAAAGATTAGTCACATGGATTTTTAACTTCTTTCACAATTAGTCGGTAAAGTAAAAGTAGTTGAAGGGAGAGAATGAAATGAAAAAGCAATTAGGAACTGTACTTATTATAACTACATTATTGCTAGGGGCATGTGGACAAAATAGTGCCAAAACAACAAATCAACAAACTACTGAACAAACTACTGAACAAACTGCCGGACAAGCAACTAATGCTAGTAATGCTGTGGATAAACGCTTAAAAGAACCCACAAAAGATACGGTTTGTGAATTTTGCAATATGAAGGTATTTGATGCAAAACAAGAATTGGGTGCTTTTACTGCTCAAGCAATTAAAAAAGATGGCTCCACTATTTTCTTTGATGATATAGGGTGTATGTTAAACCAAGAGCGAAAAGATAAAGTTACCTACGAAAAATTTGTACGTGACTACAACTCAAAAGATTGGTTCAAATTAGATGACGCTATTATTGTAAAAGCAGACATAAAAACACCAATGAACTATGGATATGCATTCTTCAAGGATCAAAAAAGTGCAGATGCATTTATGAAAGAACATAAAGATGCTCAAGTTGTTCAAGTATCCGATATTGACGAAGTTGCTCATAAGCGATACGAAATGAAAATGAAGAAAATGCAAGATATGAAAAATAATGATTCAAATAAAAAGATGGATATGCATTCAGATGATAGCAATTCAGATAGTCAAAAATAATAACAATACTTTGGTTGGCTGGGGGGAACTCTGGCCTTTTGTCGTGGAAGGGAGATAGACATAAATGAAACGATTTTGGCTACTAGTTGCTTTTTTTATCACTTCTTTTTGTCTGATCCCACAAGTTCAAGCAAAAACAGTAACTTTACAACAACTAATTGACCAAACGCCTGATGGGGGCGTATTGCATCTAAAAGGAAAAAAGTATAAAGAAAATGTTACCATTCGTAAATCTATTACAATTAAAGGTTCAAATCAAACTGTTATAGAAAGTAATACACAAGAAACTGCAATCAAAATAGAAGGTACAAATAAAGTGAATATTGAAAACTTGACGATTCAACACGCTCATTTAGGAATTGTGGCAAAGAATGTACAACATTTTCAAATCAAAGATGTGACTTTGATAAATAATTGGGGCGGCATTCAGCTTTATAACTCAAAGAATGTTATGCTGCGGAACCTTTCAATCAAAGGAATCCATGGACATTATTCTAATAAAGGAAATGGAATAGCTCTTTTTAATAGTGAGAATGTAATTGCAACGCATAACCATATTGATCATGTACAAGACGGAATTTATGTAGAAAATGTAAATGGAATCAAACTCGTTGCGAATAAGATTCAAAATGGTCGATATAGTATTCATTTTATGTTTGTAAAAAATAGTCAAGCAAGCAACAATACATTTAACAGAAATGTAACTGGAATTATGTTAATGATGTCAGAAAATGCAATACTCTCAACAAATAAAATCATGAATCAAAATGGATTGAATGCATCCGGAATGACTTTATTCCAATCCAAAAATATTAAAAGTGTTGAGAACATATTCCAATCGAATCGTACCGCCATTTCTGCTCAAAATTTAACAAATTCAAAAATAGTGAAGAATACTTTTTTGATGAATCAAACAGCAGTCGAATTAATTCGATCCAATAAAAAAAACAGTGTAAGGGAAAATGATTTTGTTGGTAATATTGTGAATCTCCGATCTGATGGGACAACTAGTAATATCGCTCGAAATTATTATGATGACTATGCAGGGATTGATGTGAATGATGATGGTATTGGGGATCAAACATATGTTGCACTACAAAGTTTTGGACAATGGATGGTGAGACAACCACCATATCAATACTTTATCGAATCACCAAGTGTTGTTTTGTTAAATGAAATGGACCGACAAACGAATGTAATTGAGAAAGTACAATTAGTTGATCAAACACCAATGATGCATAGTGCAATTAATATGCAACAAGAAAGTACAGTGAGTGTTGGAAAAGTTATGATAGGATTAGCTCTCATCTTCTCAATACTATGGTTTTGGAGAAAGGAAATACAACGATGAAAAAAAGATTGCTAATAGGTATTTTCACTACATTATTATTCCTACAAGCTTGTGGTGATAAAGAATATAAACCAAAAGAGATTGTAAGCGAAACGGATGTTTGTAAAGTTTGCAATATGAGTATTGTCTCTAAAGATTTTGCCGGTGAAATTGCCTTAACAAATGGTGATTATGAAATGTTTGATGATCTTGGTTGTTTAATCGAATATATGAAAGGTATGAACGATAAGGACTTAGGTGAAGCCTTTATCAAGGACCAAAGTGGGGAGAAATGGTTAAATGTCAAAACAGCAACCTACGTTTATGATAAAGATATATGGACACCAATGTCTTATGGTGTCATTGCTTTTAAAACAAAAGAAAGTGCAAAGAATTATATAAAAAAAGCAGGTAAGGGAGAACTATTAAGCTTTGAAGATTTAAGAACTTTTAAATGGGGTGTTCACCATTGAGAAATTACCTATTTATTCGTTTAGAATGGAGACAAATGCTACGTAGTCGTTGGATGCAATCGGTAGCATTACTCTTTGTTTTTGTCTTTGCATCGATTTCCCTTATCCAACAGATGGCTTTACCAAACGTTTTAGGCTTTACAAGACAAACTGCAAGTTTTTTAAATCTATTATTATTCCTACTGCCTTTATTTATCTTAACAATTGGAAGTATGAGTGTTGCAAGTGATTTAGAATCGGGGTGGTTTTCATTATTAAAAACCTATCCATTAACCGTTATGCAATATATTATAGGAAAATACATCGCCTTACTGTTATCCTTTACGATTATTCTGTTATTGGCTTTTGGTGTTGTATTAACTATGAGTGGAATTTCTGAACAATTTCATTTTCCTACTATTTTTTTAGGTTTATCTATTTTAACAATGCTTATTTTTTCATCTATTGCTATACTATGTGGAATTTTAGCCAAAAACCGTTTACATGCTTTAGCTGTATCACTGGTTGTATGGGCTTTGTCTTTATTGTTATTATCGTATGCTTTAATGGCAATTGGTACTGTGGTTGCGGGTCATATTTTACAAAAGTTAACCATTGTAATGATTCATATTAATCCAGCTGAATGGATTCGATTTGGTTATTTTCTTTTCTCTGAACAAACTACCGTATTAGGGCCATCATTTTATAGTTTTACTAAGTTTTACAGTTCTCCAGTAGGTTATTTACTTTATACAGTTATTACGATTTTATGGATCGGGTTCCCGATTGTATTCGCAAAATGGATATTGGAGAAAAGAGGGCGTCAAATATGATTGTTGAAGGGAAAAACATAGTAAAAAGATATTCAAAAGAGCAAGGATTACTTGATGTTTCGTTTACTTTACATGATGGAAGGATCATTGCTTTGGCGGGTGGAAATGGTGCAGGTAAAAGTACGTTGATTCGTCTACTAATTGGAGAGGAAAAGCCAAGTAGTGGCGAACTAAATTGGAAGATAAAACGTTCCATTCGCTATATGCCAGATGATGTGAATTTTCCACCAACTTTAACTGCTCTTGAGATTTTACAGTTACTTTCTGGCTTAAAGAATATTCCATTCAAAGAAATCGAAATAGTGTTAAAACGAGTTGGATTATGGGAATATAAAAAACAAAGAGTTCGGCAATTTTCTAAAGGGATGAGGCAACGATTAAATTTAGCTCAAGCTTTATTGGGAGACGAACAACTACTTATTTTAGATGAACCAACAAATGGATTAGATATTCGTTGGATTGCTGAGTTGAAGAATATTTTACAAGAACAAAAGGATCTTGGAAAAACGATTCTATTTTCAACACATCTCCTATCATTTGCAGAAGAACTTGCAGATGATGTCCTCCTATTACATGAAGGGAAAGTTCTAAAACAAGGAGATATTTACTCTGTTTTACAACAATCAAAAACAAATCATTTAGAAGAACTTTTTATGCATGAAATCGGTTTAAAAAAGAAATAAGTGTAATATCGACGAAAAACACGACTGATGATGAAGTCGTGTTTTTTGTAAGTGTCGAAAATAGTCATGTTATAATAATGTTAATTGAGGAAATAAAAGAGAAAATGTATAAACAGAAGTTTACAGGAGGACCACGAATGGAGATACAGGAAAAACTGCAATCAATCATCCGAAACATAGAAAAAGTGATGATTGGGAAAAAACATATTGCCGAATTAAGTGTTGTAGCATTATTAGCTGAAGGGCATGTTTTACTTGAAGATGTGCCAGGTGTAGGGAAAACGATGATGGTGCGCGCACTTGCAAAGTCAGTAGGAGCTAATTTTAAACGTATTCAGTTTACACCAGATTTACTCCCTTCAGATGTTATAGGTGTATCCATTTATAATCCAAAAGATATGGAATTTCATTTTCGTCCAGGTCCAATTATGGGGAACATTGTTTTGGCAGATGAGATTAACCGAACATCTCCCAAAACACAATCAGCTCTATTAGAGGGGATGGAAGAAGCAGCTGTAACAATTGACGGTGAAACAGTGCAAATTCCAAAACCGTTTTTTGTAATGGCTACCCAAAATCCAATTGAATATGAAGGTACGTTTCCATT
This window of the Rummeliibacillus pycnus genome carries:
- a CDS encoding nitrous oxide reductase accessory protein NosL → MKKQLGTVLIITTLLLGACGQNSAKTTNQQTTEQTTEQTAGQATNASNAVDKRLKEPTKDTVCEFCNMKVFDAKQELGAFTAQAIKKDGSTIFFDDIGCMLNQERKDKVTYEKFVRDYNSKDWFKLDDAIIVKADIKTPMNYGYAFFKDQKSADAFMKEHKDAQVVQVSDIDEVAHKRYEMKMKKMQDMKNNDSNKKMDMHSDDSNSDSQK
- the nadE gene encoding ammonia-dependent NAD(+) synthetase, with translation MTLQQEIIEELHVLPEINAKEEIRKSVDFLKDYVKKNTFLKGFVLGLSGGQDSTLTGKLAQLAVDELNQEAKEGKYSFWAIRLPYGIQADEQDCQDAINFIKPTKVYTVNIKPAVDAGVQSLKDAGIELSDFLKGNEKARERMKVQFAIAAHHNAVVLGTDHAAEAITGFFTKFGDGAADLTPIYRLNKRQGKAMLAELNCPKHLYEKTPTADLEEDRPSLPDEVALGVTYDQIDDYLEGKEIAEEARRKIEGHYLRSEHKRHLPITIFDDFWK
- a CDS encoding right-handed parallel beta-helix repeat-containing protein — its product is MKRFWLLVAFFITSFCLIPQVQAKTVTLQQLIDQTPDGGVLHLKGKKYKENVTIRKSITIKGSNQTVIESNTQETAIKIEGTNKVNIENLTIQHAHLGIVAKNVQHFQIKDVTLINNWGGIQLYNSKNVMLRNLSIKGIHGHYSNKGNGIALFNSENVIATHNHIDHVQDGIYVENVNGIKLVANKIQNGRYSIHFMFVKNSQASNNTFNRNVTGIMLMMSENAILSTNKIMNQNGLNASGMTLFQSKNIKSVENIFQSNRTAISAQNLTNSKIVKNTFLMNQTAVELIRSNKKNSVRENDFVGNIVNLRSDGTTSNIARNYYDDYAGIDVNDDGIGDQTYVALQSFGQWMVRQPPYQYFIESPSVVLLNEMDRQTNVIEKVQLVDQTPMMHSAINMQQESTVSVGKVMIGLALIFSILWFWRKEIQR
- a CDS encoding ABC transporter ATP-binding protein — translated: MIVEGKNIVKRYSKEQGLLDVSFTLHDGRIIALAGGNGAGKSTLIRLLIGEEKPSSGELNWKIKRSIRYMPDDVNFPPTLTALEILQLLSGLKNIPFKEIEIVLKRVGLWEYKKQRVRQFSKGMRQRLNLAQALLGDEQLLILDEPTNGLDIRWIAELKNILQEQKDLGKTILFSTHLLSFAEELADDVLLLHEGKVLKQGDIYSVLQQSKTNHLEELFMHEIGLKKK
- a CDS encoding nitrous oxide reductase accessory protein NosL; translation: MKKRLLIGIFTTLLFLQACGDKEYKPKEIVSETDVCKVCNMSIVSKDFAGEIALTNGDYEMFDDLGCLIEYMKGMNDKDLGEAFIKDQSGEKWLNVKTATYVYDKDIWTPMSYGVIAFKTKESAKNYIKKAGKGELLSFEDLRTFKWGVHH
- a CDS encoding ABC transporter permease; this encodes MRNYLFIRLEWRQMLRSRWMQSVALLFVFVFASISLIQQMALPNVLGFTRQTASFLNLLLFLLPLFILTIGSMSVASDLESGWFSLLKTYPLTVMQYIIGKYIALLLSFTIILLLAFGVVLTMSGISEQFHFPTIFLGLSILTMLIFSSIAILCGILAKNRLHALAVSLVVWALSLLLLSYALMAIGTVVAGHILQKLTIVMIHINPAEWIRFGYFLFSEQTTVLGPSFYSFTKFYSSPVGYLLYTVITILWIGFPIVFAKWILEKRGRQI